In a single window of the Nocardioides massiliensis genome:
- the guaB gene encoding IMP dehydrogenase — MNALSSPEPGLPPGVPDKFAALGLTYDDVLLLPGYSDLAPDEIDTTSRLTREISLKAPLISAAMDTVTESRMAIAMARQGGIGVLHRNLSIEDQAYQVDLVKRTQTGIISNPVTIGPDATLEELDQICGEYRVSGLPVVDTDNRLLGIITNRDLRFTPVKEWASTKVVEMMTPMPLITGPVGISREDATALLRQHKRERLPLVDDDGRLAGLITVKDFVKSEQFPNASYDADGRLLVGAAVGYFGDAWERATTLVEAGVDVLVADTAHGHVRLLLDMVRRLKTDPATRHVQVIGGNVATRQGAQAFVEAGADAVKVGFGPGSICTTRVVTGAGVPQITAVYEAWTAACEAGVPVIADGGLQQSGDIAKAIVAGAETVMVGSLLAGCEESPGELVFVNGKQYKAYRGMGSLAAMSSRGKKSYSKDRYFQAEITSDDQIVPEGIEGQVAYRGPLAAVAHQLIGGLTQSMFYVGARNIAELQEKGQFIRITAASLKESHPHDIQMTVEAPNYITR, encoded by the coding sequence ATGAACGCGCTCTCGAGCCCCGAGCCTGGCCTTCCGCCGGGTGTGCCCGACAAGTTCGCCGCGCTGGGGTTGACCTACGACGACGTCCTGCTCCTGCCGGGCTACTCCGACCTCGCCCCCGACGAGATCGACACGACCTCGCGGCTGACGCGGGAGATCTCGCTCAAGGCGCCGCTGATCTCCGCCGCCATGGACACCGTGACGGAGTCGCGGATGGCGATCGCGATGGCGCGCCAAGGCGGCATCGGCGTGCTCCACCGCAACCTGTCGATCGAGGACCAGGCCTACCAGGTCGACCTCGTCAAGCGGACCCAGACCGGGATCATCTCCAACCCGGTCACCATCGGCCCCGACGCGACGCTCGAGGAGCTCGACCAGATCTGCGGCGAGTACCGCGTCTCCGGCCTTCCGGTCGTCGACACCGACAACCGCCTGCTCGGCATCATCACGAACCGCGACCTGCGCTTCACCCCGGTCAAGGAGTGGGCGAGCACCAAGGTCGTCGAGATGATGACGCCGATGCCGCTGATCACCGGCCCCGTCGGGATCAGCCGCGAGGACGCGACCGCGCTGCTGCGCCAGCACAAGCGCGAGCGGCTCCCGCTCGTCGACGACGACGGTCGCCTGGCCGGTCTCATCACCGTGAAGGACTTCGTGAAGTCGGAGCAGTTCCCGAACGCGTCGTACGACGCCGACGGGCGCCTGCTCGTGGGTGCCGCGGTGGGCTACTTCGGCGACGCCTGGGAGCGCGCGACCACGCTGGTCGAGGCCGGCGTCGACGTGCTCGTCGCCGACACCGCCCACGGGCACGTGCGCTTGCTGCTCGACATGGTGCGCCGGCTCAAGACCGATCCCGCCACCCGCCACGTCCAGGTCATCGGCGGCAACGTCGCCACCCGCCAGGGAGCGCAGGCGTTCGTCGAGGCCGGCGCCGACGCCGTCAAGGTCGGCTTCGGTCCGGGCTCGATCTGCACCACGCGCGTCGTCACCGGCGCCGGCGTCCCCCAGATCACCGCCGTCTACGAGGCGTGGACGGCAGCCTGCGAGGCGGGCGTGCCCGTCATCGCCGACGGTGGTCTGCAGCAGTCGGGTGACATCGCCAAGGCGATTGTCGCCGGCGCGGAGACGGTCATGGTCGGCTCGCTGCTGGCTGGGTGCGAGGAGTCGCCCGGCGAGCTGGTGTTCGTCAACGGCAAGCAATACAAGGCCTACCGCGGCATGGGCTCGCTGGCGGCGATGAGCAGCCGGGGCAAGAAGTCCTACTCCAAGGACCGCTACTTCCAGGCCGAGATCACCAGCGACGACCAGATCGTGCCCGAGGGCATCGAGGGTCAGGTCGCCTACCGCGGGCCGCTCGCCGCCGTCGCCCATCAGCTGATCGGTGGCCTGACGCAGTCGATGTTCTACGTCGGTGCCCGCAACATCGCCGAGCTGCAGGAGAAGGGTCAGTTCATCCGGATCACGGCGGCCTCCCTGAAGGAGAGCCACCCGCACGACATCCAGATGACCGTCGAGGCGCCGAACTACATCACCCGGTGA